In Blastopirellula marina, the following proteins share a genomic window:
- a CDS encoding DUF11 domain-containing protein — protein MKNNFAFRQLVTLTLLVACGSVFPACSLNRQAKQQEEAPVKPDAGVTFNQPHVPEYNYASAPSPAPVQSAENTGLNGVPEFQSRYQGQPYQAPANTATTPQYNYPGAIQRTSAEMPIEQQPAAAPTATQQVSYAFPRGQVMPPCGPGCQHPNSICQHGATFGSCQTCRACGLPFQAGPCWPEDEYLYDGGDRNIRAEIDGEFGVHGLDIEDTIGHYDTLDGQRVVTPSNRVCIYAPRFAAVRKVAGLNQEVLGRQIAGIDADLQLINQQQNGTPVGMVQPLALRGNIGGKNANALTEDLPPLMAHNWQKPHQFIEEFKAYENLSLIRYGILEQGEKPRLSQSLQNAVTWTRNQQVQVVLEGRKASEVVDGDTPHEFVWSEVPGEPRLRVIKVADKGAAEIGEIVEFTLRFDNVGTQIMGNVTIIDNLTPRLEYVEGSAQCNIDAQFLKQANEAGSEVLRWEIKDPLAVQAGGIIRFKCRVR, from the coding sequence ATGAAAAACAACTTCGCCTTTCGACAACTTGTTACGCTGACCTTGCTGGTCGCTTGTGGTTCAGTCTTTCCTGCCTGCTCGCTTAATCGACAAGCCAAGCAGCAGGAAGAAGCCCCTGTCAAGCCCGATGCCGGCGTGACATTCAATCAGCCACACGTGCCAGAGTACAACTACGCTTCGGCCCCCTCCCCTGCCCCGGTTCAGTCGGCGGAAAACACCGGCCTGAACGGTGTGCCTGAGTTCCAATCACGCTACCAGGGCCAGCCGTACCAGGCACCCGCCAATACGGCGACCACACCTCAGTACAACTACCCCGGCGCTATCCAGCGTACTTCCGCTGAAATGCCGATCGAACAGCAACCGGCCGCTGCCCCAACTGCTACGCAACAAGTCAGCTACGCCTTTCCACGCGGCCAGGTAATGCCTCCGTGCGGGCCTGGCTGTCAGCATCCCAATTCGATCTGCCAACATGGTGCGACTTTCGGCTCCTGCCAAACGTGCCGCGCGTGTGGCCTTCCGTTTCAAGCAGGACCTTGCTGGCCGGAAGACGAATACCTATATGATGGTGGCGATCGCAACATCCGCGCCGAGATCGATGGTGAGTTCGGTGTGCACGGCCTGGACATTGAAGACACGATCGGCCACTACGATACGCTCGACGGCCAACGCGTTGTCACACCAAGTAACCGCGTCTGCATTTACGCACCTCGTTTCGCCGCCGTTCGCAAAGTTGCTGGCCTGAACCAGGAAGTCCTCGGCCGCCAGATCGCTGGCATCGATGCCGACTTACAGTTGATCAACCAGCAGCAAAACGGCACGCCGGTGGGCATGGTTCAACCACTAGCCCTTCGCGGCAACATCGGCGGCAAGAACGCCAATGCTCTGACCGAAGACCTGCCGCCGCTGATGGCTCACAACTGGCAGAAGCCGCACCAATTCATCGAAGAATTCAAAGCCTACGAAAACCTCAGTCTGATTCGTTACGGCATCCTCGAACAAGGCGAAAAGCCGCGTCTGTCGCAAAGCCTGCAGAACGCCGTTACCTGGACACGCAACCAACAAGTTCAAGTCGTGCTCGAAGGTCGCAAGGCTTCCGAAGTGGTCGACGGCGACACACCGCACGAATTCGTTTGGTCGGAAGTCCCTGGCGAACCTCGCCTGCGGGTGATCAAGGTCGCCGACAAGGGTGCCGCCGAAATCGGCGAGATCGTCGAGTTCACCTTGCGATTCGATAACGTCGGCACGCAGATCATGGGGAACGTCACCATCATCGACAACCTGACCCCGCGTCTGGAATACGTCGAAGGCTCGGCCCAGTGCAACATCGACGCCCAGTTCCTCAAGCAGGCCAACGAAGCCGGCAGCGAAGTCCTACGCTGGGAAATCAAAGATCCGCTGGCCGTTCAAGCAGGCGGCATTATTCGCTTCAAGTGCCGCGTGCGGTAG
- a CDS encoding HTTM domain-containing protein, translated as MIKTYLHELYAGIVNGWNRFWFTPTDPATLGLMRILGGSMLFYTHLVWSIDLTGFMGEQGRFSADLVDRMHQGSEFAFSYLWLFDGNPAMLWMVHIAALVILLMFTLGFYSRITSVLAFIIAVSYAHRAPGALFGLDQVNVMLAMYMMLGGAGEAYSLDRLIEKWRYPNRQLPKTSTAANVSIRLIQLHMCVIYLFAGTGKLLGDTWWEGTAMWGAVANSEYQSMDMTWLASYPLLIALLTQVSLAWELSYSALVWPRLTRPLVIFMAIPLHLGIALCMGMVTFGLAMLIANMAFISPWIIRELESGIRHKLAKEPIAEAT; from the coding sequence ATGATCAAGACCTACTTGCATGAGCTGTATGCCGGCATCGTAAACGGCTGGAATCGGTTCTGGTTCACACCGACCGATCCCGCCACGCTCGGGCTGATGCGTATCCTGGGCGGAAGCATGCTGTTCTACACGCACCTGGTTTGGTCGATCGACCTGACAGGGTTCATGGGAGAGCAGGGGAGGTTCTCGGCCGATCTCGTCGATCGCATGCACCAGGGCAGTGAGTTCGCGTTCAGCTACCTGTGGCTGTTCGACGGCAACCCGGCCATGCTGTGGATGGTGCATATCGCGGCGCTCGTGATTCTGCTGATGTTTACGCTGGGCTTTTATTCACGCATTACCAGCGTTCTGGCATTTATCATCGCCGTCAGCTATGCACACCGGGCACCGGGGGCTTTGTTTGGTCTCGACCAAGTTAATGTCATGCTGGCCATGTACATGATGCTGGGCGGGGCAGGGGAGGCCTACAGTCTCGACCGGTTGATCGAAAAGTGGCGTTACCCCAACCGCCAGCTTCCCAAGACCAGCACCGCGGCGAATGTTTCGATACGTTTGATTCAGCTACACATGTGCGTCATCTATCTGTTCGCCGGCACCGGAAAGCTGCTGGGGGATACCTGGTGGGAAGGGACCGCCATGTGGGGCGCAGTCGCCAACAGCGAATACCAATCGATGGACATGACCTGGCTGGCCAGCTATCCGCTGCTGATCGCGTTGCTGACCCAGGTTTCGTTGGCGTGGGAACTTAGCTACAGCGCGCTGGTTTGGCCACGCCTGACCCGGCCCCTGGTGATCTTCATGGCCATCCCATTGCACCTGGGAATTGCCCTTTGCATGGGCATGGTTACCTTCGGCCTGGCGATGCTGATCGCCAACATGGCATTTATCAGCCCCTGGATCATAAGAGAACTTGAATCCGGCATCCGGCATAAGCTTGCCAAAGAGCCCATTGCCGAAGCGACCTAA
- the dtd gene encoding D-aminoacyl-tRNA deacylase: MRGVVQRVLEAHVKVDGQIVGQIEQGLVVLLGVAQGDTEADLKYLVEKTINLRIFEDDDGKMNRSVLDVGGSILAISQFTLLGDARKGRRPSFITAARPEEANAMYEDYVRQIREQGVTVETGIFQADMKVHLVNDGPVTLMLDSSKIL, translated from the coding sequence ATGCGCGGAGTCGTGCAACGAGTTCTCGAAGCTCACGTGAAAGTCGACGGGCAGATCGTCGGGCAGATCGAGCAAGGCCTGGTGGTGCTGCTGGGGGTCGCTCAGGGAGATACAGAAGCGGATCTGAAGTACCTCGTCGAGAAAACAATCAACCTGCGGATCTTTGAAGATGATGACGGCAAGATGAACCGCAGCGTGCTTGACGTTGGCGGAAGCATCCTGGCGATCAGCCAGTTCACGCTGCTGGGTGATGCCCGCAAAGGACGGCGTCCCAGTTTTATCACCGCCGCCAGGCCGGAAGAGGCCAACGCGATGTACGAGGATTACGTGCGCCAAATTCGAGAACAGGGCGTGACCGTCGAAACGGGCATCTTTCAAGCCGACATGAAGGTCCACCTGGTGAACGATGGACCGGTAACGCTGATGCTGGATAGCAGCAAGATTCTTTAG
- a CDS encoding glycosyltransferase family 4 protein, with product MRVAHVITRMIIGGAQENTLYNCLDLIHEFGDDVLLITGPSEGPEGNLLEQAHAQGVPVETLPNLVRNIHPVTDYRGYQEVKAAIKKFQPDVVHTHSAKGGMLGRRAATALKVPAVIHTVHGAPFHPYQSALARKFFIACERYAATQCHKMVSVADAMTDLLVEAKVAPREKFVTVYSGMEVEPFLESRGLRDETRQQLGIQPDDVVIGKIARLFHLKGHEYVIEAAKDVVAKCPQAKFLFVGDGILREKFEGMIAEAGLADHFILVGLVPPKEIPKYISAMDVLVHTSLREGLARALPQALLSGKPAVSFDIDGAREVVSTMETGFLLPPGDTAQFTSALIQLCDDPTLREKLGEEGRRRCSQVFPHQVMTRRLREIYQEVLRRNGREVV from the coding sequence ATGCGTGTTGCTCATGTGATTACCCGAATGATCATCGGCGGCGCGCAAGAGAACACGCTTTACAACTGCCTGGATCTCATTCACGAATTTGGTGATGACGTTCTATTGATCACCGGGCCCAGCGAAGGCCCGGAAGGCAATCTGCTCGAACAAGCTCACGCGCAGGGCGTTCCGGTCGAAACACTGCCGAACCTGGTGCGAAACATTCATCCGGTCACCGACTACCGCGGCTACCAGGAAGTCAAAGCGGCGATCAAAAAGTTTCAGCCTGATGTTGTGCACACGCACAGCGCGAAAGGGGGCATGCTGGGGAGAAGGGCAGCCACCGCGCTGAAAGTTCCGGCCGTCATTCATACCGTGCATGGCGCGCCTTTTCATCCCTATCAATCTGCCCTCGCGCGGAAGTTCTTCATTGCCTGCGAACGCTACGCGGCCACCCAGTGCCACAAAATGGTCAGCGTGGCCGATGCGATGACGGACCTGCTTGTCGAAGCCAAAGTCGCGCCGCGTGAAAAGTTTGTCACCGTTTACAGCGGCATGGAAGTCGAACCGTTTTTAGAGAGCAGGGGACTTCGTGACGAAACTCGCCAACAGTTGGGCATTCAGCCAGATGACGTAGTGATCGGCAAGATCGCCCGCTTGTTTCATTTGAAAGGACACGAGTATGTGATCGAGGCCGCCAAGGATGTCGTCGCCAAGTGCCCGCAGGCCAAGTTCCTGTTCGTAGGAGACGGCATCCTGCGTGAGAAGTTCGAGGGCATGATCGCCGAGGCAGGGTTGGCCGATCACTTCATTCTCGTCGGACTGGTACCGCCGAAAGAGATTCCGAAGTACATCTCGGCCATGGATGTTCTTGTGCATACCAGCCTGCGAGAAGGACTGGCCCGCGCGCTTCCCCAGGCACTACTGAGCGGCAAGCCGGCCGTCAGTTTCGATATCGACGGGGCCCGTGAGGTGGTGTCCACCATGGAGACCGGATTCCTGCTTCCGCCTGGCGATACAGCCCAATTTACGTCCGCGCTGATCCAACTGTGCGACGATCCGACACTGCGAGAGAAGCTGGGGGAAGAGGGGCGCAGACGCTGCAGCCAGGTCTTTCCGCATCAAGTAATGACCCGCCGCCTGCGCGAAATCTACCAGGAAGTGCTTCGCAGAAATGGCCGCGAAGTGGTCTAA
- a CDS encoding serine/threonine-protein kinase, whose amino-acid sequence MSTAGRNYIGPYRLIRMLRASKTCQVWEAIHDLDNRKVVIKTLRENYIRDKEEINSLKHEFTVAGKFDHPFVIHVYEFDTFRGVAYLVLEFAFSRNMKMAIREGVEELAYWTPKIIEEGAKSLGYMHEQGWVHCDVKPDNFLLDTEGNLKLIDFSIAQKKKSGLGKLFGGGSKVKGNVQGTRSYMSPEQIRGAALDDRADIYSFGCTIFELISGKLPYTATSPDHLLDKHLRGGIPSLQAATDNITPEFSSLVERLMAKDPKQRPDTMSDVVRLLKNIKIYKIPPRKPSGSVEPDKATATSGDDTTSTQEEA is encoded by the coding sequence GTGTCTACCGCAGGAAGAAACTATATCGGTCCGTACCGCTTGATACGCATGCTGCGCGCAAGCAAGACGTGTCAGGTATGGGAAGCGATTCACGACTTGGACAACCGTAAGGTTGTCATCAAAACACTTCGCGAGAACTACATTCGCGACAAAGAAGAGATTAACTCGCTGAAGCACGAGTTCACTGTCGCCGGCAAGTTCGACCATCCATTTGTCATTCACGTCTACGAGTTCGATACCTTCCGCGGTGTCGCCTATCTCGTACTGGAATTTGCTTTCTCGCGAAACATGAAGATGGCCATTCGCGAAGGGGTCGAGGAACTCGCGTACTGGACCCCCAAGATTATCGAAGAGGGTGCCAAGAGCCTCGGCTACATGCATGAGCAAGGCTGGGTTCACTGCGACGTGAAGCCGGACAACTTCCTGCTCGATACGGAAGGCAACCTCAAGCTGATCGACTTTTCGATCGCCCAGAAAAAGAAGAGCGGCCTGGGCAAGCTCTTCGGCGGCGGTTCGAAAGTCAAAGGCAACGTCCAAGGTACCCGCAGCTATATGTCACCCGAACAGATACGCGGTGCGGCATTAGATGACCGCGCTGATATCTATAGTTTCGGCTGTACCATATTTGAATTGATCAGTGGCAAGTTACCCTACACGGCGACCAGCCCCGATCACTTACTCGATAAACATTTGCGAGGCGGCATTCCGTCGCTGCAAGCCGCCACCGACAACATCACGCCCGAGTTTTCCTCGCTGGTCGAACGCCTAATGGCGAAAGATCCCAAGCAGCGTCCCGACACGATGAGCGACGTCGTGCGCCTGCTGAAGAATATCAAGATTTACAAAATTCCACCCCGCAAGCCATCCGGCTCCGTCGAACCAGACAAGGCCACGGCTACCAGCGGTGACGATACCACGTCGACGCAGGAAGAAGCCTAA
- the truA gene encoding tRNA pseudouridine(38-40) synthase TruA translates to MESTEHAAARSPGRCIKLTVAYDGTNYQGWQRQPTGPTIQAALEAAINSIAQEEVYISGSGRTDAGVHAWGQVASFHTKSKMPADVFRKALNATLPHDIVVRHACDVPTTFRPINDAISKRYRYVVQPGRINDPFSLKHAWFVKRVLDVEAMQTAAAALIGKHDFAAFQATGSPRQSTIRTMLDATVKVHDADDRMKIFIEVEANGFLYNMVRIIAGTLVDIGQGKRTAESMAEIIASADRIQAGMTAPAHGLYLLQVHYPPHH, encoded by the coding sequence ATGGAATCTACCGAGCATGCAGCGGCCCGTTCACCTGGCCGCTGCATCAAGCTGACGGTTGCCTACGACGGCACCAACTATCAAGGATGGCAGCGACAGCCCACCGGTCCAACCATCCAGGCAGCGCTTGAGGCCGCCATCAACAGCATCGCCCAGGAAGAAGTTTATATCTCGGGCAGTGGACGAACCGATGCCGGCGTTCATGCGTGGGGGCAAGTTGCCAGCTTTCATACCAAGTCGAAGATGCCAGCCGACGTCTTTCGCAAGGCCCTCAACGCCACGCTTCCTCACGATATCGTAGTGCGGCACGCCTGCGATGTACCCACCACCTTTCGGCCGATCAACGATGCGATCTCCAAACGCTATCGCTACGTGGTTCAGCCAGGTCGCATTAACGATCCCTTCTCGCTCAAGCATGCCTGGTTCGTGAAACGCGTCCTCGATGTCGAAGCAATGCAAACGGCTGCGGCAGCGCTGATTGGCAAGCACGATTTCGCCGCGTTCCAGGCCACCGGCTCACCGCGTCAATCGACGATCCGCACCATGCTGGATGCCACCGTCAAAGTTCACGACGCCGACGATCGCATGAAGATCTTCATCGAGGTCGAAGCGAATGGTTTCCTGTATAACATGGTTCGCATTATCGCCGGCACCTTGGTCGACATAGGGCAGGGGAAACGCACCGCGGAGTCGATGGCCGAGATCATCGCCTCGGCCGATCGTATCCAAGCCGGCATGACGGCTCCGGCCCATGGACTATACTTGCTTCAGGTCCATTATCCTCCGCATCACTGA
- a CDS encoding CvpA family protein, which yields MVAYDFLMLAILAGAILWGLYKGMAWQVASFASLVASYFVSMQLREPVANALGLQPPWGTTAAMLGLYMATSLVIWVVFSMINKTLNNFELKGWDRQIGAGLGFVKGVLLCIIVTMFAVALTKDDSRQQIVQSKSGFYITKVIHNLHGVMPAEVNQVVGPFIDRYNQRINGQNPEWFAETGSGTTGGGFGGNDAAIDPANFNLQTEFQNFQNNVQNQIQNKIQNEVQNQAGQFQNFVNQSIENPQNVQSNWQQYSGQYQPPQQPGYYPPQMNIPSPQQQGGSYYPQYTQPQQQTPYPMQNGQPYYPSQPRY from the coding sequence ATGGTTGCATACGATTTCCTCATGCTGGCAATACTCGCAGGCGCGATCCTGTGGGGTTTGTACAAAGGCATGGCCTGGCAAGTCGCTTCGTTCGCATCACTCGTGGCAAGTTACTTTGTCTCGATGCAACTTCGCGAGCCTGTGGCTAACGCGTTAGGTCTTCAACCTCCTTGGGGTACGACCGCCGCGATGCTGGGTCTGTACATGGCGACGTCGCTGGTCATCTGGGTTGTCTTCTCGATGATCAATAAGACGCTGAACAACTTCGAGCTCAAAGGATGGGATCGTCAGATCGGTGCCGGACTCGGTTTCGTCAAAGGGGTGCTTCTGTGCATCATCGTGACGATGTTCGCCGTGGCCTTGACCAAAGACGATAGTCGCCAGCAAATCGTGCAGTCGAAATCAGGGTTCTACATCACCAAAGTGATCCACAATCTGCATGGCGTCATGCCAGCCGAAGTGAACCAGGTCGTGGGGCCATTTATCGACCGCTACAACCAGCGGATAAACGGTCAGAATCCAGAGTGGTTTGCCGAGACCGGCAGCGGTACTACCGGGGGCGGTTTTGGGGGGAATGACGCGGCGATTGATCCGGCCAATTTCAACCTCCAGACCGAGTTCCAGAACTTCCAGAACAACGTGCAGAATCAGATTCAAAATAAGATCCAGAACGAAGTTCAGAACCAGGCAGGGCAGTTCCAGAATTTCGTGAATCAGTCGATCGAAAATCCACAGAATGTGCAGTCGAATTGGCAGCAGTATTCGGGCCAGTATCAGCCTCCGCAGCAGCCAGGATATTACCCGCCACAAATGAACATCCCGTCGCCGCAGCAGCAGGGCGGAAGCTACTATCCGCAGTACACGCAGCCGCAACAGCAGACGCCGTATCCGATGCAAAACGGCCAGCCATATTATCCAAGCCAGCCAAGGTATTAA
- a CDS encoding metal-dependent hydrolase, with protein MADFNTHISTSTAVGVGVGIAGYFLLDTPEANRIISCMLGAGLCSLAGILPDLDSGSGRPLRETSNVLAAVVPMLMVDRWQHMGLSAEAIALAGALVYITIRFGVAEIFKRYTVHRGMWHSIPAAISCGLLAFLVVSGENFEVRVFKSAAVFIGFMVHLILDEIWSVEWKGARIRFKSSFGTAIKFWYAKNLWSNISTYGKLIVLVVAAVGDPLMMEHYKFHPPQQQEAIPTQQIATEQPPVIQR; from the coding sequence ATGGCCGATTTCAATACGCACATCTCGACCAGCACGGCAGTCGGCGTTGGCGTTGGCATCGCAGGCTACTTTCTACTCGATACGCCTGAGGCCAATCGGATCATCTCGTGCATGCTGGGTGCTGGCCTGTGCAGCTTGGCCGGTATCCTGCCTGACTTGGATTCCGGTTCCGGTCGCCCACTTCGCGAAACAAGCAACGTGCTAGCCGCTGTCGTCCCCATGTTGATGGTCGATCGCTGGCAACACATGGGGCTCTCGGCCGAAGCGATCGCCCTGGCAGGGGCCTTGGTCTATATCACTATCCGCTTCGGCGTGGCCGAGATCTTCAAACGTTACACTGTGCATCGCGGCATGTGGCACAGCATCCCAGCTGCCATTTCGTGCGGCTTACTGGCGTTCCTGGTGGTTTCCGGAGAGAACTTCGAAGTCCGCGTCTTCAAGAGCGCTGCCGTGTTCATCGGCTTTATGGTCCACTTGATCCTCGACGAAATCTGGTCGGTCGAGTGGAAGGGGGCTCGCATACGATTCAAAAGCTCGTTTGGTACCGCGATCAAGTTCTGGTATGCCAAGAACCTGTGGTCGAATATATCCACCTATGGCAAGCTTATCGTATTAGTAGTCGCTGCCGTGGGTGATCCACTCATGATGGAACATTACAAATTCCATCCACCACAACAACAAGAAGCCATCCCCACGCAGCAGATCGCGACGGAACAACCACCGGTTATTCAGCGCTAA
- a CDS encoding acetyl-CoA carboxylase carboxyltransferase subunit alpha, producing the protein MSTSIYLDFEQPIETLENKLKQLEAEKKDTPEHHDEIRSVRKQLTDTMREIYSDLSPWQTVEVARHQKRPQSADYLNLVFDEFVELHGDRKFGDDRALRTGFAKLDKHKVMFIGHFKGRDLKERSECYFGCANPEGYRKAIEKMELAEKYNLPVIAFIDTPGAYPGIGAEERGQAMAIADAMFAMSRLKTPIISVVIGEGGSGGALGIGVADRTAMLQHAYYSVISPEGCAGILWKSHEFKAKAAEALKFTSKYLPKFGIVDDVIEEPLGGAHRDHHQMAARLKMYLVKTVNELIAKPTDELVENRYDKFRQMGMFLERELETAEGEPAS; encoded by the coding sequence ATGAGCACCTCGATCTATCTCGACTTCGAACAGCCGATTGAAACCCTCGAGAACAAACTGAAACAGTTAGAGGCCGAGAAAAAAGACACGCCGGAACATCACGACGAGATCCGCAGCGTCCGCAAGCAGCTCACCGACACGATGCGTGAGATCTACAGCGATCTCTCGCCTTGGCAAACGGTGGAAGTAGCGCGTCATCAGAAGCGACCTCAGTCGGCCGACTACTTGAACCTGGTGTTCGACGAGTTCGTCGAGCTGCATGGTGATCGCAAGTTCGGTGACGACCGCGCGCTGCGAACCGGCTTCGCCAAACTCGACAAGCACAAAGTGATGTTCATCGGTCACTTCAAAGGTCGCGACCTGAAGGAACGCAGCGAGTGCTACTTCGGTTGTGCCAACCCGGAAGGCTACCGCAAAGCGATCGAGAAGATGGAACTCGCCGAGAAGTACAACCTGCCGGTGATCGCCTTCATCGACACGCCCGGGGCGTATCCAGGCATCGGTGCCGAGGAACGCGGCCAGGCCATGGCCATCGCCGACGCCATGTTCGCCATGTCTCGCTTGAAGACTCCGATCATCTCGGTCGTCATCGGCGAAGGTGGCTCTGGCGGCGCACTGGGCATTGGTGTCGCGGACCGCACGGCCATGCTGCAGCATGCTTACTACTCGGTGATCAGCCCCGAAGGCTGTGCCGGCATTCTGTGGAAGAGCCACGAGTTCAAAGCCAAGGCCGCCGAGGCGTTGAAGTTTACCTCGAAGTATCTTCCCAAGTTCGGCATCGTCGACGATGTGATCGAAGAGCCGCTGGGTGGTGCTCACCGAGATCATCACCAGATGGCAGCTCGCCTGAAGATGTACTTGGTTAAAACGGTCAACGAACTGATCGCCAAGCCAACCGACGAACTGGTCGAAAACCGCTACGACAAGTTCCGCCAGATGGGCATGTTCCTGGAACGCGAACTGGAGACCGCCGAAGGCGAACCAGCCAGCTAA
- a CDS encoding TIGR03000 domain-containing protein: MKSSIGRKFAWAGALACAAMVMGTSQAEAGWGSWGSSGGSSGGSSGGSSSSSYGSSGGSSSSSWGSSGSSSGYWSGGLFQRWWDKHHSSSGGSSSSSYGSSGGSSSSSWGSSGGSSGGGLFGHHRAKKSWGSSGGSSSSSYGSSGASSGGSSGGSSGGSSGTYQYYTPSESAPAVEAPADMPPAIPAESASYRGNDAVINVTVPAGAKIYVNDKVTSSTGTVRRFVSRDLEPGYKFEYEVRAEMRIDGRLVRESKKIQMTAGDAQEIEFQLDPEAKPETQVVGAPVETKVTLNVPANASVTLAGNEMRTLGAQRVFSTVALAPGETWKDYDIIVTVLRNGTPITQRKTIDLTGGDQREISFDFNADSVASL, encoded by the coding sequence ATGAAAAGCAGCATTGGCCGAAAATTCGCGTGGGCCGGCGCTCTGGCATGTGCCGCCATGGTTATGGGCACGAGCCAGGCCGAGGCCGGCTGGGGTTCTTGGGGATCGAGCGGTGGTTCGAGTGGCGGTAGCAGCGGCGGAAGCAGCAGCTCCAGCTACGGCAGCAGTGGCGGTTCGAGCAGCAGCAGCTGGGGATCGAGTGGTTCCAGCAGCGGTTACTGGAGCGGCGGTCTGTTCCAACGTTGGTGGGACAAACATCACAGCAGCAGTGGCGGAAGCAGCAGCTCCAGCTACGGTAGCAGCGGCGGTTCGAGCAGCAGCAGCTGGGGTTCCAGCGGTGGTTCGAGCGGCGGCGGCTTGTTTGGTCACCATCGTGCAAAGAAGAGCTGGGGATCCAGCGGTGGCAGCAGCAGCTCCAGCTATGGCAGCAGCGGCGCATCGAGCGGTGGTTCCAGCGGCGGTAGCAGCGGTGGCTCGAGTGGTACCTACCAGTACTACACCCCATCGGAATCGGCTCCAGCAGTCGAAGCTCCTGCAGACATGCCACCAGCCATTCCAGCTGAATCGGCTTCGTACCGTGGTAACGACGCTGTCATCAACGTCACCGTTCCCGCAGGTGCCAAGATCTACGTCAACGACAAAGTCACTTCGAGCACCGGTACCGTCCGACGCTTCGTTTCGCGTGACCTGGAACCAGGTTACAAGTTCGAGTACGAAGTCCGCGCTGAAATGCGTATCGACGGTCGCCTCGTTCGCGAATCGAAGAAGATCCAGATGACCGCTGGCGATGCTCAGGAAATCGAGTTCCAACTCGATCCAGAAGCCAAGCCAGAAACCCAAGTTGTGGGTGCTCCGGTTGAAACCAAGGTTACCCTGAACGTTCCTGCGAACGCCTCGGTTACCCTGGCTGGTAACGAAATGCGTACTCTGGGTGCCCAGCGTGTGTTCAGCACCGTTGCCCTGGCTCCAGGCGAAACTTGGAAGGATTACGACATCATCGTGACCGTCCTTCGCAATGGCACGCCTATCACCCAGCGTAAGACCATCGACCTGACCGGTGGTGATCAGCGTGAAATCTCCTTCGATTTCAATGCCGATTCGGTTGCTTCGCTCTAG
- a CDS encoding aspartate-semialdehyde dehydrogenase, translated as MYENLAIVGATGAVGRLIRQLLEERKFPYKTIKFLASKRSAGTEITFNGTTHTVEELTPESFEGVDIAIGSTPDEAAAEFAPWAVKAGCVVIDESGYWRMKEDVPLVVPEVNPEAVHNHKGIISSPNCSTTQMVVAMKPLHEAGKIKRVVVSTYQATSGAGVVGEEDLINGAKAVLNGDTYQNKAFAHQIAFNLIPQIGSEKYEGYTSEEMKMVYETQKIFGDDSIKVCPTCVRVPVTNCHSETIMVETERPISPAEARELFEKAEGITVVDNLGAGEYPMPKDCSNKNDVFIGRIRKDLSCENGLTFWCVSDNLRKGAATNAVQIAELLVRTQAAV; from the coding sequence GTGTACGAGAATCTGGCCATTGTCGGAGCCACTGGAGCCGTAGGACGACTGATCCGTCAGTTACTAGAGGAGCGCAAGTTTCCCTACAAAACAATCAAATTCCTTGCTTCGAAACGTTCCGCTGGCACAGAGATCACATTCAACGGTACCACGCACACGGTGGAAGAACTGACGCCTGAATCGTTCGAAGGGGTCGACATCGCGATCGGCAGCACGCCCGACGAAGCCGCTGCCGAGTTCGCTCCGTGGGCAGTCAAAGCTGGCTGCGTCGTGATCGACGAAAGTGGTTACTGGCGTATGAAGGAAGACGTGCCGCTGGTCGTGCCGGAAGTCAATCCCGAGGCAGTCCACAATCACAAGGGCATCATCAGCAGCCCGAACTGCTCGACCACGCAGATGGTTGTCGCGATGAAGCCATTGCACGAGGCTGGCAAGATCAAGCGTGTTGTCGTTTCCACCTACCAGGCTACCAGTGGGGCTGGTGTGGTCGGTGAAGAAGACCTGATCAACGGTGCCAAGGCAGTTCTCAACGGCGACACCTACCAAAACAAAGCTTTCGCCCACCAGATCGCTTTCAATTTGATTCCGCAAATTGGTAGCGAGAAGTACGAAGGATACACGTCCGAAGAAATGAAGATGGTGTACGAAACGCAGAAGATCTTCGGCGACGATTCGATCAAGGTCTGCCCGACCTGCGTTCGCGTCCCCGTGACCAACTGCCACAGCGAAACGATCATGGTCGAAACCGAGCGTCCCATCTCACCGGCCGAAGCTCGCGAATTGTTCGAGAAGGCCGAAGGCATTACCGTCGTCGACAATCTTGGGGCAGGGGAGTACCCCATGCCGAAGGACTGCTCGAACAAGAACGACGTCTTCATTGGTCGTATCCGCAAGGACCTCTCTTGCGAAAACGGTCTGACGTTCTGGTGTGTGAGCGACAACCTGCGAAAGGGTGCCGCCACGAACGCTGTTCAGATTGCCGAACTTCTGGTTCGCACTCAGGCAGCCGTCTAA